The genomic region CAGTAGAAGATTGCTTACGCCAGGAACCCAGACGTTTTCGCTTAATACACCTGACTATCAGAAGGGTAAAACAGCTTCGTAAGGGAGCTAAGCCTTTAATAGAGTGCAACAATAAGGAAATTGTTTGTGCTCTTAGGGAAATAGCTGCTGGTAAAGTAAACTGGGAAAACATCGATCAATTAGAAAAAGAAACGGAAGAACTCTCACTAGGAGAATTCCTAGACCTTGCAAAATTAGCTGAAGAAAAAGCCAAGTCGTGAGAGAAAAAGACTATTACCAAATTTTAGGTGTATCGCGTAACGCCTCGCAAGAAGAGATAAAGAAGGCGTATCGTCGTCTTGCACGCCAGTATCATCCTGACCTTCACCCTGGAGACAAAGAAGCAGAGGAACGTTTTAAAGAAATCTCCGAAGCTTACGAAGTTCTTTCTGACCCGGAAAAACGGGCTATATACGACGCACGGGGCTGGCGTGGTCTTCATGAAAGGGGCTATGAAGGCTTCACTGATGTTGACGACATTTTTAGCACTTTTTCTGACCTCTTTGAAGAATTTTTCGGCATAAGGTTTGGCGGAGGCCCAAGCAGAGAACGCCGTCCAAGAAGAGGGGCTGATCTCTCTTATGAAGTTACGGTTACCCTTGAAGATGTCTATTTTGGTCGAGAAATCCCTATAGAAATTGAACGCTATGAAAATTGTAGCGCCTGTCAGGGCACAGGCCTTGCACCTGGCGCTACTCCCCAATATTGTCCCACCTGTAAAGGGAAAGGCTATGTTGTTCACTCTGAAGGTTTCTTTAGGCTCTCTACCACCTGCCCTACGTGTCACGGAGCAGGCACTTTAATTACTGATCCTTGCCCAGCCTGTAAAGGCAAAGGGCGGATGCGTAAAAAGAAAAAGCTTTCGGTAAAAATTCCTCCTGGGATAGAAGACGGGTCTATTATAAAGGTAACAGGAGAAGGGGAAGCTGGCCTTATGGGCGGCCCCCCTGGTGACCTCTATTTAAAAGTTCGCATCCTTCCACACGAAATATTTGAAAGAAAAGGAAAAGACCTTTATCTGGAAGTGCCTATATCGGTAATAGACGCTATCCTTGGAACTGAAATCGAAGTCCCTACCATGGAAGAAGAGGTCAAGGTAAAAGTTCCTCCTGGTATCCAGCCTAATGAAAGCCTGGCCATAGAAGATAAAGGGCTTCTTGACTGGCGCACTAAAAAAAGAGGAAATCTTATTTTAAACTTCAAAGTAGAAATACCTAAAGACCTTACTCCCAGACAGATTGAGCTTCTTAAAGAATTTCAAGAAATTGAAAAAGAAAAACGAGGAAATATTTTTAAGAGACTCTGGAAAGCAGTTAAAAAATGAGCAAATTTACCCATTTAACAGAAGATGGACAGGCCCAGATGGTAGATGTTTCTCAAAAGGTACCTACTGCCCGAGAAGCTGTAGCTAGAGGGAAAATAGTCCTTGGAGAAAAAGTCTTTCAAGCAGTAGTTGATAAAAACATCCCTAAGGGAGATCTCTTTGCCACCGCCAGGATTGCAGGTATTCTTGCCGCTAAAAAAACAGCAGACCTTATCCCCCTTTGCCACCCTTTACCGCTAACCAAAGTCGAAGTTGACTTTTCTCTTTCCCCAGAAGATAAGAGTCTCTCTATAGAGGCTCGCGCCAAAACTGTAGCCCAAACAGGTGTTGAGATGGAAGCCCTAACCGCCGTAAGTGTAGCTGCTCTTACCATATATGACATGTGTAAAGGCATAGATAAAGGCATGCGCATTACGGATATCCGGCTAGTCAAAAAAACCGGGGGTAAAAGCGGCACTTTAATACTGGAATAAGAGGAGGATTTATGGATCCTGAAAAACTTGAATATTTTCGGAAGTTACTCCTGGAAAAACGGGAAAGACTTATTAGAGAAGCCCTTAAGACCGTTGGCGAACTGGTAGAAAACCCCGAAAGGCTTCCTGACCCTACAGACCAGGCCACTTTTGAAAGTGACAAAGGATTTGAACTAAGAATACGAGATAGAGAACGCAAACTGATAAAAAAGATAGATAAAGCCTTAAAACGAATCGAAGAGGGAACTTATGGTATCTGTGAGGCATGTGGTGAAGACATTGATGAAAAAAGGCTAAAAGCCCGTCCTGAAGCCTCTTTATGCATTCATTGTAAAAGAGAACAAGAAAGACTTGAAAAGCTGCGCGGTGATTGATGCTTTATATAGCCTTTTTATGGCACATGCATCAGCCCTTCTATCTTGACTGGGAGAAGGGCTCGCTTGCTCTTCCCTGGGTAAGGCTACATGCTGTAAAAGCCTATTTTGACCTACCCTACTTGCTTGCTAAATACCCTCAAGTCAAAAACAATTTTAATTTGGTACCAAGCTTACTTCTTCAATTACGCCATTATGAAGAAGGAAAAACTGATATTTTTCTCGAACTCTCTCGTAAACCCGCGAGCGAATTATCACCTGAAGAAAAAGCCTTTCTTTTGAAATACTTTTTTAGCTGTCATTGGGAAACACATATTTATCCTTTCCCTCGCTATCATGAACTCCTGGCTTTACGCGGTGGAGATCGGCCTCAAGATATAGAAAGGGCCCTTGATGAATTTTCGAACCAGGATTTTCTTGATCTTCAGGTATGGTTTAATCTCACCTGGATTGGCTTTGGACACCGAAGTGAACCTTTGATTAAGGAACTTTTAGCCAAAGAAAGGCTTTTTACCGAAGAAGAAAAAAATTTGCTCCTTGATCTTCACATCGAAGTTATAAAAAAAATAATACCTCTTTATAAAGAACTACAGGAGAAAGGCCAGATAGAAATATCTACCTCTCCTTTTTTTCACCCTATTCTTCCTCTTCTTATCGACTCCGATATGGCCAGACGGAATCTTCCCCACGCTCCCTTACCTCCCCGCTTTAACTATCCAGATGATGCCGCTTTTCAAGTTGAAAAAGCTTTGGAATACCACCAGGAACTATTTGACAAAAAACCAAAAGGACTGTGGCCATCAGAAGGCTCTGTTTGCCCTGAACTTATTCCTATAGTGGCCCAAGCTGGCCTTTCCTGGATGGCTACTGACGAAGAAATATTATACAAAAGCCTTTGGCGCCATGGCCCAGCAGTTCTTATGAAACCTTATTTAGCCACCCATGAGAACTCTCAAATAGCTATGGTATTTCGCCACCACGGCCTATCAGACCGTATCGGCTTTGTTTATCGCACCCTTACCCCTGAAGACGCAGTCTCAGACCTTATTAACACTGCCAAAGGACTGGCTAGAGAAAGTGGACTTGAAAATCCTCTGCTAACCTTGATTTTAGATGGAGAAAACCCCTGGGAATATTATGCCGATGGCGGTGAAGGCTTTTTATCAGCTCTTTTTGAAAAAATAACCAGCGACCCGGAAATAGCCTCTGTCACCATAAGCGAGTATCTTGATAAGTTTCCTCCTCAAGAAGAGATAACCAATCTTTACACTGGCTCCTGGATAAACGCCAACTTTGATATCTGGATAGGCCACGAGGAAGAAAATCAGGCCTGGGAACTTCTTGGCCGTACTAGAAGAGTATTGAATAGCTTAAAAGAAGTCCCTGAAAAAGCCCGTCAGGCGATAATGGCTGCAGAAGGAAGTGATTGGTTCTGGTGGTATGGGGATCATTTTACCAGCCTTTTTGACGCCGAATTTGACCGTTTGTTCAGGGGGCATTTACAAGAAGTATTTAAGGCATTAGGAAAGGAGCCTATTGTTGATCTATTTTATCCAGTAAGAAAACCTAAACCCATTGAACCAGAAGAAATTCCTGTAGCTTTTATAAAACCAGTGATTGATGGCCGGGAAACCTTCTTTTTTGAATGGATTGGAGCCGGCCGTTTTCTCCCTTCTACCGCTGGAGAGGCTATGTATCTTGGTGAAAGTCTTGTTGTTGCCCTATATTTTGGCTTTGATCTTACTAATTTTTATTTAAGGCTTGATTTTAAAGACAAAATATTTGATCATTTACCTGAAGATTTGCAGACTATAGTTACTTTTTCAGGTTCTAAACATAAAACTCAAATTATGTTTAAACCCAAAGCTAAAGACATAACAAAAACTCTTATTCTCGTTAAAGGACCATTTCGTCTTTACGGAAAAGATGTTGGAGAAATCGCTTTAGACCGAATATTAGAATTAGCAGTCTCTTTTGAAAATCTCGGTTTTGTAGTAGGAGAAAAAGTAAATTTCCATTTGGAATTTTTAGAAAATAGTTTAATTCGTGAAAGAATTCCAAGAACAGGGAACCTTTTGTTTACTGTTCCGGACGAAAATTTTGAACAAGAAATGTGGTTAGCCTAAGCTAAGGAGGCATTTATGCCTGAATTAAGAAAAGACCCTGTTGTCGGCCGGTGGGTTATTATCGCTAAAGAAAGGGCCAAACGTCCCCACGATTTTATTATTCCAGAAGAAAAAACCAAAGGGGGTTTTTGCCCCCTTTGCCCGGGCCACGAATATTCTACCCCTCCAGAAGTTTTAGCCTATGGCCGCCCGCCAGAAGCACCCCCTAACAGCCCTGGCTGGACGGTAAGAGTAGTGCCTAACAAATTTCCAGCACTTCGCATTGAAGGTGAACTCTGGAAAGAAGGTGAAGGAATCTATGATAAAATGAATGGTATCGGGGCTCATGAGGTCATCATAGAAACTCCCAATCACCACGAAACACTTTCTACCATGCCTATAGATCGCTTAGTCCAAGTCTTTTGGGCCTATCGAGACCGTATGGTTGATCTCTCTAGAGACCCACGTTTTCGTTACGTTATCATATTTAAAAACCATGGCCGGGCTGCTGGAGCCTCACTTGAACATGCTCACTCACAACTTATCGCCTTACCTGTTCTTCCCCTCAGAATGAATCAAGAGCTTAGAGGCACCAAAATGTATTACGATTATAAGGAGCGTTGTATCTTTTGTGACATCGTACACCAGGAACTCAGAGACGGAAAAAGAGTAGTCTGCGAAAAT from Thermodesulfatator indicus DSM 15286 harbors:
- the rpoZ gene encoding DNA-directed RNA polymerase subunit omega, whose amino-acid sequence is MARVTVEDCLRQEPRRFRLIHLTIRRVKQLRKGAKPLIECNNKEIVCALREIAAGKVNWENIDQLEKETEELSLGEFLDLAKLAEEKAKS
- the dnaJ gene encoding molecular chaperone DnaJ; protein product: MREKDYYQILGVSRNASQEEIKKAYRRLARQYHPDLHPGDKEAEERFKEISEAYEVLSDPEKRAIYDARGWRGLHERGYEGFTDVDDIFSTFSDLFEEFFGIRFGGGPSRERRPRRGADLSYEVTVTLEDVYFGREIPIEIERYENCSACQGTGLAPGATPQYCPTCKGKGYVVHSEGFFRLSTTCPTCHGAGTLITDPCPACKGKGRMRKKKKLSVKIPPGIEDGSIIKVTGEGEAGLMGGPPGDLYLKVRILPHEIFERKGKDLYLEVPISVIDAILGTEIEVPTMEEEVKVKVPPGIQPNESLAIEDKGLLDWRTKKRGNLILNFKVEIPKDLTPRQIELLKEFQEIEKEKRGNIFKRLWKAVKK
- the moaC gene encoding cyclic pyranopterin monophosphate synthase MoaC, translated to MSKFTHLTEDGQAQMVDVSQKVPTAREAVARGKIVLGEKVFQAVVDKNIPKGDLFATARIAGILAAKKTADLIPLCHPLPLTKVEVDFSLSPEDKSLSIEARAKTVAQTGVEMEALTAVSVAALTIYDMCKGIDKGMRITDIRLVKKTGGKSGTLILE
- the dksA gene encoding RNA polymerase-binding protein DksA codes for the protein MDPEKLEYFRKLLLEKRERLIREALKTVGELVENPERLPDPTDQATFESDKGFELRIRDRERKLIKKIDKALKRIEEGTYGICEACGEDIDEKRLKARPEASLCIHCKREQERLEKLRGD
- a CDS encoding glycoside hydrolase family 57 protein translates to MLYIAFLWHMHQPFYLDWEKGSLALPWVRLHAVKAYFDLPYLLAKYPQVKNNFNLVPSLLLQLRHYEEGKTDIFLELSRKPASELSPEEKAFLLKYFFSCHWETHIYPFPRYHELLALRGGDRPQDIERALDEFSNQDFLDLQVWFNLTWIGFGHRSEPLIKELLAKERLFTEEEKNLLLDLHIEVIKKIIPLYKELQEKGQIEISTSPFFHPILPLLIDSDMARRNLPHAPLPPRFNYPDDAAFQVEKALEYHQELFDKKPKGLWPSEGSVCPELIPIVAQAGLSWMATDEEILYKSLWRHGPAVLMKPYLATHENSQIAMVFRHHGLSDRIGFVYRTLTPEDAVSDLINTAKGLARESGLENPLLTLILDGENPWEYYADGGEGFLSALFEKITSDPEIASVTISEYLDKFPPQEEITNLYTGSWINANFDIWIGHEEENQAWELLGRTRRVLNSLKEVPEKARQAIMAAEGSDWFWWYGDHFTSLFDAEFDRLFRGHLQEVFKALGKEPIVDLFYPVRKPKPIEPEEIPVAFIKPVIDGRETFFFEWIGAGRFLPSTAGEAMYLGESLVVALYFGFDLTNFYLRLDFKDKIFDHLPEDLQTIVTFSGSKHKTQIMFKPKAKDITKTLILVKGPFRLYGKDVGEIALDRILELAVSFENLGFVVGEKVNFHLEFLENSLIRERIPRTGNLLFTVPDENFEQEMWLA
- the galT gene encoding galactose-1-phosphate uridylyltransferase: MPELRKDPVVGRWVIIAKERAKRPHDFIIPEEKTKGGFCPLCPGHEYSTPPEVLAYGRPPEAPPNSPGWTVRVVPNKFPALRIEGELWKEGEGIYDKMNGIGAHEVIIETPNHHETLSTMPIDRLVQVFWAYRDRMVDLSRDPRFRYVIIFKNHGRAAGASLEHAHSQLIALPVLPLRMNQELRGTKMYYDYKERCIFCDIVHQELRDGKRVVCENHEFVAICAFAPRQPFEMWIIPKKHHSDFRTIDESQLRALAEIFSEVLKRLDTAIPRCPYNFVLHTAPLREPYLEHYHWHFELLPKLTQIAGFEWGTGFYITPTSPEDAAHFLREIKLSEGGQ